A genomic stretch from Mycobacterium paraterrae includes:
- a CDS encoding PPOX class F420-dependent oxidoreductase, with amino-acid sequence MPSQGLTDAEREMLAKPNPSVISTIRSDGQPVSAATWYLLRDDRILVNMDAGRKRLQHIRKDPRVSLTVLDEADWYSHITLIGRVVEIYDDEGMADIDAVAQHYRGEPYPRRDRARVSALIEIDRVHGWGEFKNNDQA; translated from the coding sequence ATGCCATCGCAAGGGTTGACCGACGCGGAACGTGAGATGTTGGCCAAGCCCAACCCGTCCGTCATCAGCACGATCCGTAGCGACGGACAGCCCGTCTCCGCGGCGACCTGGTACCTGCTGCGAGATGACCGCATCTTGGTGAACATGGACGCCGGCCGAAAGCGGTTGCAGCACATTCGCAAAGATCCAAGGGTGTCACTCACCGTGCTTGACGAAGCAGACTGGTACAGCCACATCACTCTTATTGGCCGGGTGGTGGAAATCTATGACGACGAAGGCATGGCCGACATCGATGCGGTAGCTCAGCACTACCGGGGAGAGCCTTACCCGCGGCGTGATCGGGCGCGTGTCAGTGCCCTCATCGAGATCGATCGCGTGCATGGCTGGGGTGAGTTCAAGAACAACGATCAGGCGTGA
- a CDS encoding GMC family oxidoreductase, which translates to MSPVAEFDFVIVGAGSAGCLLANRLSADPGRRVLLIEAGGKDNWFWIKVPVGYLYTIANPRTDWCFTTEPDPGLAGRSIHYARGRVIGGSSSINAMIHMRGQASDYDLWAQATGDERWRWGGPGCPGETLAIYKELEDYFAGADDMHGAGGEIRVERPRVRWKILDAWQAAAAQVGIEPIEEFNRGYNAGSAYFHVNQRRGRRWSMADAFLHPVAHRPNLTVYTHAQALRLLMDGDVREHQRRGAWTTAQQRVNGVRLLKDGHIIDVRARREVILSAGAIGSPHLMQVSGLGPAGLLAEHGVPLVVDLPGVGANLQDHLQLRTVYRVRGAPTVNTLYRNWITRAGMGLQYLLLRSGPMTMPPSTLGAFMKSDPALASPDLEWHVQPLSLPKFGEPLHPFGAITPSVCNLRPTSRGHVRIASGDPLTDPKILCNYLSTDEDRHIAVKGLRMTRRIMAASALARYDPQELLPGPQLVSDDQLQKAAGELGTTIFHPVGTCAMGAFDARGRPQSAAAVLDTDCRAYGVAGLRVVDASAMPFIISGNTNAPVMLIAERAARAIVG; encoded by the coding sequence ATGAGCCCGGTCGCCGAATTCGACTTCGTCATTGTGGGAGCAGGTAGCGCCGGCTGCCTGCTCGCCAACCGGCTCAGCGCCGACCCCGGCCGCCGTGTGCTCTTGATCGAGGCGGGCGGCAAAGATAACTGGTTCTGGATCAAGGTGCCGGTTGGTTATCTCTACACCATCGCGAATCCCCGCACAGACTGGTGCTTTACGACCGAGCCCGACCCCGGCCTGGCCGGTCGCAGCATTCATTACGCGCGAGGCCGGGTGATCGGCGGCTCTTCATCGATCAACGCGATGATCCATATGCGCGGCCAGGCCAGCGACTACGACCTGTGGGCGCAGGCCACCGGTGACGAGCGTTGGCGGTGGGGCGGCCCAGGCTGTCCGGGCGAGACGCTGGCGATCTATAAGGAGTTAGAGGACTACTTCGCCGGCGCCGACGATATGCACGGCGCCGGTGGTGAAATTCGGGTGGAGCGGCCCAGGGTGCGCTGGAAGATCTTGGACGCCTGGCAGGCTGCCGCTGCACAAGTCGGCATCGAACCGATAGAGGAGTTCAATCGCGGCTACAACGCCGGCAGTGCTTACTTTCACGTGAACCAGCGCCGCGGTCGGCGCTGGTCGATGGCTGACGCTTTCCTTCATCCCGTTGCCCACCGCCCGAATCTCACCGTCTACACACATGCGCAGGCATTGCGGCTGTTGATGGACGGCGATGTACGTGAGCATCAACGTCGGGGCGCCTGGACCACCGCGCAGCAACGCGTCAACGGCGTGCGCCTGCTCAAGGACGGCCACATCATCGACGTCCGAGCCCGACGGGAGGTGATCCTCAGCGCAGGGGCTATTGGCTCGCCGCACCTGATGCAGGTTTCGGGCCTAGGCCCGGCCGGCCTGCTTGCCGAGCATGGCGTGCCGTTGGTCGTCGACCTGCCGGGAGTGGGCGCAAACCTCCAAGACCACCTTCAGCTTCGTACGGTCTACCGGGTTCGGGGTGCTCCGACCGTCAACACGCTGTACCGCAATTGGATTACCCGTGCGGGCATGGGGCTTCAGTATCTGCTCCTGAGGTCCGGACCCATGACCATGCCGCCTTCCACCCTTGGCGCTTTCATGAAGAGCGACCCCGCACTGGCCAGTCCGGATTTGGAATGGCACGTGCAGCCTTTGTCGTTGCCAAAATTCGGAGAGCCCCTGCATCCGTTTGGAGCGATCACTCCCTCGGTCTGCAATCTGCGGCCCACCTCGCGGGGACATGTGCGCATCGCCAGTGGGGATCCTCTGACTGATCCGAAGATCCTCTGCAACTACCTGTCCACCGACGAGGATCGCCACATCGCTGTGAAGGGCCTTCGCATGACCCGACGGATCATGGCGGCGTCGGCTCTGGCCCGCTATGACCCGCAAGAGTTGCTGCCCGGCCCGCAGCTGGTGAGTGACGATCAGCTGCAGAAGGCGGCCGGTGAGCTCGGCACGACAATCTTCCACCCCGTCGGCACCTGCGCGATGGGCGCTTTCGACGCTCGGGGTCGGCCGCAGTCTGCCGCCGCCGTGCTCGACACCGATTGCCGCGCCTATGGCGTCGCCGGCCTACGAGTGGTCGACGCATCAGCTATGCCCTTCATCATTTCGGGCAACACCAACGCGCCGGTCATGCTCATCGCCGAGCGGGCAGCGCGGGCGATCGTCGGATAA
- a CDS encoding LGFP repeat-containing protein, with amino-acid sequence MGTSGIRNTGVGLAVFVLVVAGCGKGGSVDSAASDQKAGASSSATPAPTVVKLVGQADVEVTLTGPIAAKYSSATASQKKDLGKPLTGDRNAGTRDSGLVFQQFEGGVITAKNDAAGTPAYITSGKIRDAWNVPRGPDGVPTVTGENGSAGPLGFPTSDVNAVGDLLVSNFEHGKIRYRERTDQVEVTVNGKVVPTWL; translated from the coding sequence ATGGGAACGAGCGGTATACGCAATACGGGAGTCGGGTTGGCCGTCTTCGTTCTGGTCGTCGCGGGCTGCGGCAAGGGCGGGAGCGTCGACTCGGCGGCATCGGATCAGAAAGCCGGTGCGTCCTCGTCAGCAACCCCGGCGCCGACCGTGGTAAAACTCGTCGGACAGGCCGACGTCGAGGTGACGCTGACCGGGCCGATCGCCGCCAAGTACTCGTCGGCAACCGCGAGCCAGAAGAAGGATCTCGGCAAGCCGCTAACGGGGGACCGCAACGCCGGCACACGCGATAGTGGCCTGGTTTTCCAGCAATTCGAAGGCGGCGTAATCACCGCCAAGAATGATGCGGCCGGAACGCCTGCCTACATCACCTCGGGCAAGATCCGAGACGCCTGGAACGTTCCGCGCGGCCCAGACGGCGTGCCCACGGTCACCGGTGAAAACGGCTCGGCAGGTCCGCTCGGTTTCCCGACCAGCGACGTGAACGCCGTCGGCGATTTGCTGGTGTCGAATTTCGAGCACGGCAAGATCAGGTACCGCGAGAGGACCGACCAGGTCGAGGTGACGGTGAACGGCAAGGTCGTCCCCACCTGGCTGTAG
- a CDS encoding cellulose-binding domain-containing protein produces MAEAGTVVERWRAALRLTVSAVMASSLGLAIAPVTHAAAATASLSVNSTWQTGFIARFAISNSSAVPLSDWRLEFDMPIGESISHTWNSTVAQSGTHYVLRPANWNRIIAPGGSATGGFRGVLTGSYVPPSNCLLNGQYPCT; encoded by the coding sequence ATGGCTGAAGCAGGCACTGTCGTCGAACGCTGGCGCGCAGCGCTCCGCCTGACGGTGTCCGCGGTAATGGCCTCCAGTCTCGGCCTGGCCATCGCGCCAGTAACTCACGCCGCCGCGGCCACGGCGTCGTTGTCGGTGAACTCAACGTGGCAGACCGGGTTCATTGCCCGTTTCGCGATTTCGAACTCGAGCGCCGTACCGCTCAGCGATTGGCGGCTCGAATTCGACATGCCGATTGGCGAATCAATCTCCCACACGTGGAATAGCACCGTTGCCCAGTCCGGAACCCATTACGTTCTCAGGCCAGCGAATTGGAATCGCATCATTGCACCGGGGGGTTCCGCGACAGGCGGCTTCAGAGGCGTGTTGACCGGTTCCTATGTACCGCCGTCGAATTGTCTGCTCAATGGGCAATATCCCTGCACGTAG
- a CDS encoding DUF1942 domain-containing protein translates to MAFSTMKTTAAVAAMTAAGILVATPAYADPTAVTFGQGQEIPTIGGSINYTVSDLQPSGHNDGIWYSDVTARGVSGNPTPNIADFNARAANSSTYATMKGNETDGLPNAPIAPGAQTSGRIYFDVRNGTAPDSVVYRDAGGNDKVVWKG, encoded by the coding sequence GTGGCGTTCTCAACGATGAAAACGACAGCAGCCGTTGCTGCAATGACAGCGGCCGGAATCCTGGTGGCAACACCGGCCTACGCCGACCCAACGGCCGTCACATTCGGGCAAGGCCAAGAAATACCCACAATCGGCGGCTCGATCAATTACACGGTAAGCGACCTGCAGCCCAGCGGTCACAACGACGGCATCTGGTATTCCGACGTCACGGCACGAGGTGTGAGCGGCAACCCCACCCCCAACATCGCTGACTTCAATGCCCGGGCAGCCAATAGTTCCACCTACGCGACCATGAAGGGCAACGAGACCGACGGCCTGCCCAACGCCCCGATTGCGCCGGGCGCCCAAACCAGTGGCCGTATCTACTTCGACGTACGCAACGGTACGGCGCCCGACAGCGTCGTGTACCGCGACGCAGGCGGAAACGACAAGGTGGTGTGGAAGGGGTAA
- a CDS encoding DUF3072 domain-containing protein: MSDETQQAPNETAEKDPADWVTGDEPMTGPQRSYLHTLSQEAGREVPDNLTKAEASNLIDELQQSTGRGGN; the protein is encoded by the coding sequence ATGAGCGACGAGACACAGCAGGCGCCCAACGAGACGGCGGAGAAAGATCCCGCCGATTGGGTGACGGGGGACGAGCCCATGACAGGACCGCAGCGAAGCTATCTGCACACTCTCAGCCAGGAAGCCGGGCGCGAGGTGCCCGACAACCTAACCAAGGCCGAAGCGTCGAACCTCATTGATGAGCTCCAACAGAGCACCGGGCGCGGTGGCAACTGA
- a CDS encoding STAS domain-containing protein, producing MNGRDGFAVVRRSEGDAVVLSVTGAVDEVTAPSLATHLDVVLTAQPPVLVVDLTAVEFMSSAGMNLLLETQRLTAPTPTTMRVAAAGTATSRPMRIIGLDRILELYSTVGDALRGQQD from the coding sequence ATGAACGGACGCGACGGCTTCGCGGTGGTTCGCCGAAGCGAGGGTGACGCGGTGGTGCTGTCGGTGACCGGCGCCGTCGACGAGGTCACTGCCCCGTCGCTAGCCACGCATCTCGACGTGGTGTTGACGGCCCAGCCGCCAGTGCTGGTCGTCGATCTCACGGCCGTAGAGTTCATGTCCTCGGCCGGCATGAACCTTCTGCTCGAAACGCAACGCTTGACGGCACCCACACCCACCACAATGCGGGTCGCCGCCGCCGGCACCGCAACCAGCCGGCCGATGCGCATCATCGGTCTCGACCGGATCCTCGAACTTTATTCGACGGTGGGCGACGCTTTGCGCGGGCAACAGGACTGA
- a CDS encoding FKBP-type peptidyl-prolyl cis-trans isomerase, translated as MNLKRAYLSAGLAACATSAVLSLSACSSHKPASSPSTSTGPASAPAMTAAESPSATPDSGCPTQAPAEGTAPEWTVSGATGSAAITGSTDKAAPLINVTQPFSVTETQVHTLHPGDGAVVAPTATVTVCYMGVDGRDGKIFDSAYERGTPAQFSLDGVVPGFQKAIAGQKVGSTVAVAMSPADGYPEGQPQAGIQKGDSLIFAIKILTAGS; from the coding sequence GTGAATCTCAAGCGCGCGTATCTTTCGGCCGGTCTCGCCGCCTGCGCTACGTCGGCGGTGCTGTCACTCTCAGCTTGCAGCTCCCACAAACCGGCTTCGTCGCCGAGCACGTCCACCGGACCGGCCAGCGCGCCCGCGATGACAGCGGCCGAGTCACCCTCCGCCACCCCCGACAGCGGGTGCCCGACCCAGGCGCCCGCTGAGGGCACAGCGCCGGAGTGGACCGTCAGCGGAGCGACCGGAAGCGCCGCAATCACGGGCTCGACCGACAAGGCGGCACCGCTGATCAACGTGACGCAACCGTTCAGCGTGACGGAGACCCAGGTCCACACCCTGCACCCCGGCGACGGGGCGGTGGTGGCGCCGACTGCCACCGTGACGGTCTGTTACATGGGCGTCGACGGGCGCGACGGCAAGATCTTCGACAGCGCCTACGAGCGCGGTACTCCGGCACAGTTCTCGCTCGACGGAGTTGTGCCCGGCTTTCAGAAGGCGATCGCCGGGCAGAAGGTCGGCTCGACTGTCGCCGTCGCGATGAGTCCTGCGGACGGCTATCCCGAGGGCCAGCCGCAGGCGGGCATCCAGAAGGGCGACAGCCTGATCTTCGCGATCAAGATTCTGACCGCCGGAAGCTGA
- the hrpA gene encoding ATP-dependent RNA helicase HrpA has translation MIDTSAADLREQLDGLTLRDAARFGRRLKHLRGADAKKLGQLADQIAAARAVLVARQAAVPAISFPDLPISARRQEIADVIQANQVVVIAGETGSGKTTQLPKICLDIGRGVRGMIGHTQPRRLAARTVAQRIADELGSPLGETVGYTVRFNDRAGDRTLIKLMTDGILLAEIQRDRRLLRYDTLIIDEAHERSLNVDFLLGYLHELLPRRPDLKVIVTSATIEPARFAAHFGGAPVVEVSGRTYPVEIRYRPLEVPVSIAAHDDPDDPDDEVVRTETRDEVEAIVDAIHELEWEPPGDVLVFLSGEREIRDTAEALSGLRHTEVLPLYARLPTAEQQKVFAPHTGRRVVLATNVAETSLTVPGIRYVVDPGSARVSRYSRRLKVQRLPIEPISQASADQRAGRCGRVAPGVCIRLYSEADYETRPRYTDPEILRTNLAAVLLQMAALELGDVEKFPFLDPPDRRSVRDGVQLLQELGAFDSAGDITDLGRRVARLPVDPRLARMIVAAEAEACVREMLVIAAALTIPDPRERPAEREEAARQRHARFIDEQSDFMSYLNLWRYLREQRNNLSGSAFRRMCRNEFLHYLRIREWQDLVGQLRSIARDIGIVESDEPADAARVHAALLAGLLSHIGMRREDASEYLGARNSRFVLAPGSALSKRPPRWVVVAELVETSRLFGRTAARIQPEVVERVAGDLVQRTYSEPHWDAKRGEVMAYERVTLYGLPLVARRRVGYGRIEPALAREMFIRHALVEGDWQTRHHFFRDNAALRAELEELEERARRRDLLVSDDEVFALYDSRIPAEIVSARHFDGWWRKQRHATPALLTFTRNDLLRAEDTGDAERPDTWQSGDVRLPLTYRFEPGAADDGVTVHVPIDVLARLGGDEFAWQVPALREELVTALIKSLPKDLRRNFVPAPDTARAVLAGIAAEGGPLLPALQRELRRRTGVLVPIEAFDLEKLPAHLRVTFAVESSDGAEVARGKDLGALQQRLAAPARRAVAEVVASNLERTGVRRWPEDVDELPRTVESTVEGRTVRGFPSFVDAGDAVNLRVFATSGEQAGAMRPGIRRLIRLTVPSPVKTIERQLDPRTRLTLGINPDGSLSALLEDCADAAVDVLVTQPVWTREDFDALRHRVATELVSVTNTVVARARKALAAAHDVESALPARPQSAQLDAIADIRAQLQRLIPPRFVTLTGASRLEDLARYLTAARRRLDQLPRAGNADRERMARVHAVQHAYGELVDALPTPRRTATDVTDIGWQIEELRVSLWAQQLGTPRPVSEQRIYRAIDAAAQAV, from the coding sequence ATGATCGACACGTCCGCGGCGGATCTGCGCGAGCAACTGGACGGGCTGACGCTTCGTGACGCGGCACGCTTCGGCAGACGGCTCAAGCACCTGCGCGGCGCCGACGCGAAAAAACTAGGACAACTCGCCGATCAGATCGCCGCGGCCCGAGCAGTGCTCGTTGCCCGGCAGGCCGCCGTCCCGGCAATCTCGTTTCCCGACCTTCCCATCAGCGCCCGGCGTCAGGAAATAGCTGACGTCATCCAGGCGAATCAAGTGGTCGTGATTGCCGGCGAGACCGGCTCGGGAAAGACCACACAGTTGCCGAAGATCTGTCTGGACATCGGTCGTGGCGTGCGCGGGATGATCGGGCACACCCAGCCGCGCCGACTCGCCGCGCGTACGGTGGCGCAACGTATCGCCGACGAGCTGGGTAGCCCGCTCGGTGAAACCGTCGGTTACACAGTTCGATTCAACGATCGCGCCGGTGATCGCACTTTGATCAAGCTGATGACCGACGGCATTCTGCTCGCCGAGATACAGCGCGACCGTCGGCTGTTGCGCTACGACACCCTGATCATCGACGAAGCGCACGAGCGCAGCCTCAATGTCGATTTCCTGCTTGGCTATCTGCACGAGCTTTTGCCGCGCCGTCCGGACCTCAAAGTCATCGTCACGTCGGCGACCATCGAGCCTGCGCGGTTCGCCGCCCATTTCGGTGGAGCGCCGGTCGTCGAAGTGTCCGGTCGGACCTACCCCGTCGAAATACGCTATCGACCGCTAGAAGTCCCGGTTTCGATTGCCGCACATGATGATCCAGACGATCCCGACGACGAGGTGGTCCGGACCGAGACCCGTGACGAAGTCGAGGCGATCGTCGACGCTATTCACGAGCTCGAGTGGGAACCGCCGGGCGACGTGTTGGTGTTCCTGTCCGGGGAGCGCGAGATCCGGGACACCGCTGAAGCGTTGAGTGGCCTGAGGCACACGGAAGTGCTTCCGCTGTATGCGCGGCTACCCACCGCCGAACAGCAGAAGGTGTTCGCGCCACACACCGGACGCCGCGTGGTACTGGCGACAAATGTCGCCGAGACATCCCTGACCGTGCCGGGAATTCGATACGTCGTCGATCCGGGAAGCGCCCGCGTCTCGCGCTACAGCCGTCGATTGAAGGTGCAGCGGCTGCCGATCGAACCGATCTCGCAGGCCTCGGCCGATCAACGCGCCGGCCGCTGTGGCCGGGTCGCGCCGGGAGTGTGCATTCGGTTGTACTCCGAAGCAGACTACGAAACCCGGCCGCGCTACACCGATCCCGAGATCCTTCGAACGAACCTGGCGGCGGTGCTTCTGCAGATGGCAGCGCTGGAACTGGGCGATGTGGAGAAGTTCCCGTTCCTGGATCCACCGGACCGACGCAGTGTTCGCGATGGTGTGCAACTTCTGCAGGAACTCGGCGCGTTCGACAGCGCCGGCGACATCACCGATCTTGGACGTCGAGTGGCGCGGTTACCGGTCGACCCCAGGCTGGCACGGATGATCGTGGCCGCCGAGGCTGAAGCCTGCGTGCGCGAGATGCTGGTGATTGCGGCCGCGCTGACGATTCCTGATCCGCGGGAACGGCCCGCCGAGCGCGAAGAGGCGGCGCGCCAACGCCATGCCCGGTTCATTGACGAACAGTCCGACTTCATGTCCTACCTCAACCTCTGGCGCTACCTGCGTGAGCAGCGAAACAATCTGTCCGGCAGTGCGTTTCGGCGGATGTGCCGCAACGAATTCCTGCACTACCTGCGTATTCGCGAATGGCAGGATCTGGTCGGCCAGCTCCGCAGCATCGCCCGCGACATCGGGATCGTCGAATCGGACGAGCCGGCTGACGCCGCCCGCGTGCATGCGGCGTTGCTGGCCGGATTGCTGTCGCACATAGGCATGCGCCGAGAGGACGCGAGTGAGTACCTGGGCGCGCGTAATTCGCGGTTCGTCCTCGCGCCGGGGTCAGCGCTGAGCAAGCGGCCGCCTCGGTGGGTGGTGGTCGCTGAACTCGTCGAGACGAGTCGCCTGTTCGGGCGGACGGCGGCGCGCATCCAGCCCGAGGTTGTCGAGCGTGTCGCGGGTGACCTGGTGCAGCGCACCTACAGCGAACCACACTGGGATGCCAAGCGGGGCGAGGTGATGGCCTACGAGCGAGTGACGTTGTACGGTTTGCCACTGGTCGCGCGTCGCCGCGTCGGGTACGGCCGGATCGAACCGGCGTTGGCACGCGAGATGTTCATCAGACATGCCCTTGTCGAGGGCGACTGGCAGACGCGTCATCACTTCTTTCGCGACAACGCCGCGCTCCGAGCCGAACTCGAGGAACTCGAGGAGCGGGCCCGCCGGCGGGATCTGCTCGTCAGCGACGACGAGGTCTTCGCCCTTTACGACAGCCGCATTCCCGCCGAGATCGTCTCCGCGCGGCATTTCGACGGCTGGTGGCGAAAACAACGCCACGCCACACCGGCGCTGCTGACCTTCACCCGCAACGACTTGCTGCGCGCCGAGGACACCGGCGACGCCGAGCGACCGGATACGTGGCAGAGCGGCGACGTCAGATTGCCGCTTACCTACCGGTTCGAGCCGGGAGCCGCAGACGACGGCGTCACCGTCCATGTTCCGATCGATGTGCTGGCACGTCTGGGCGGGGATGAGTTCGCTTGGCAGGTGCCGGCTTTGCGTGAAGAGCTAGTCACCGCCCTGATCAAGTCGCTACCGAAGGACTTGCGGCGCAACTTCGTTCCGGCTCCCGATACCGCCCGGGCAGTACTGGCCGGGATCGCGGCCGAGGGGGGACCGCTGCTTCCGGCTCTGCAACGGGAATTGCGCCGTCGCACGGGTGTTTTGGTGCCAATTGAGGCGTTCGATCTGGAGAAGCTGCCGGCGCACCTGCGGGTCACGTTCGCCGTCGAGTCGTCTGACGGCGCGGAAGTCGCACGCGGAAAGGATCTTGGCGCGCTTCAGCAGCGACTGGCGGCTCCTGCCCGGCGCGCGGTCGCCGAGGTCGTCGCCAGCAACCTGGAACGCACCGGCGTACGACGCTGGCCCGAGGATGTCGATGAATTGCCCCGCACGGTCGAGAGCACTGTCGAGGGACGGACGGTCCGAGGCTTTCCCTCTTTCGTTGACGCGGGTGACGCCGTCAATCTACGGGTGTTCGCGACGTCCGGCGAGCAGGCTGGCGCGATGCGGCCCGGCATTCGTCGGCTGATCAGGCTCACTGTGCCGTCCCCGGTGAAAACCATTGAGCGACAACTCGACCCACGAACTCGACTGACTCTGGGCATCAATCCGGATGGCTCGCTGTCCGCGCTGCTGGAAGACTGTGCCGATGCCGCGGTCGACGTGCTTGTCACCCAACCGGTGTGGACGCGAGAGGACTTCGATGCACTGCGTCACCGTGTCGCCACGGAACTGGTGTCAGTCACGAATACCGTTGTGGCGCGTGCTAGGAAGGCACTGGCCGCGGCGCACGACGTCGAATCGGCGCTGCCCGCGCGACCTCAGTCGGCGCAGCTCGACGCGATCGCCGATATTCGTGCTCAATTGCAGCGGCTGATCCCGCCACGGTTCGTGACCCTCACCGGGGCAAGCCGTCTCGAAGACCTCGCCCGTTATTTGACCGCGGCGCGGCGGCGGCTGGATCAGTTGCCGCGGGCGGGCAACGCTGACCGCGAGCGGATGGCGCGGGTGCACGCGGTGCAACACGCCTACGGCGAACTGGTCGACGCCCTGCCGACGCCGCGCAGAACAGCGACGGATGTCACCGACATTGGATGGCAGATTGAAGAGTTGCGGGTGAGCCTGTGGGCCCAACAGCTCGGCACACCGAGACCGGTCAGCGAGCAGCGAATCTACCGAGCAATCGACGCCGCGGCGCAGGCAGTGTGA
- a CDS encoding MFS transporter, with product MTSTVGTAPTQTPNTAPATVKQAVFVAVTAGLGYGFDSYAVNIYGLVLPEIKRTLHITDAQAGYIGSIFLLGYTIGTIGFGLAADRWGRKATLGASILLYGVTTALAGLTTNIAAFTGLRFLTGVGGAGELAVGAPYTAEVWPAKTRAIGVGGVIFSLFSLGYVLAAGVALALVPRFGWQSAFIVAIVPAVLLFLVRQGITESHRYVDVRARATSKPRLWHLPGVRRRLVAGWLIYTANAVGYWGMTLFLTTYIVKRFHATPIQAIRYALVFFVLQAVFAYVGTALADWIGRRPSAILAAVIEVTATIFAATSDSLVHYQVFGAVAIATLGWLWGVGDTYISELFPTVLRGTGFGIAVGGGRVVSIAAPTIIGWGITRYGLQTPYLALAGLWVLTVIGYLLGPETKGRELEELTDEALTEDLVNANA from the coding sequence GTGACTTCTACGGTCGGTACCGCCCCGACTCAGACCCCCAACACTGCGCCCGCCACGGTCAAGCAAGCGGTCTTCGTCGCCGTGACCGCGGGTTTGGGCTACGGCTTCGACTCCTACGCCGTCAACATCTACGGACTGGTTCTGCCCGAGATCAAACGGACGCTGCACATCACCGATGCCCAGGCCGGGTATATCGGTTCGATCTTTTTGCTCGGATACACAATCGGGACGATCGGATTCGGCCTCGCGGCCGACCGATGGGGCCGCAAGGCCACGTTGGGCGCGTCGATCCTGCTGTACGGCGTGACAACTGCTTTGGCCGGGCTGACCACCAATATCGCCGCGTTCACCGGTTTGCGTTTCTTGACCGGTGTCGGCGGGGCCGGTGAGCTCGCCGTCGGGGCGCCGTACACCGCCGAGGTATGGCCTGCCAAGACCCGTGCGATCGGTGTTGGCGGCGTGATTTTCTCGCTGTTCTCCCTGGGCTATGTGCTGGCCGCGGGCGTCGCGCTGGCGCTTGTGCCGCGGTTCGGCTGGCAATCGGCCTTCATCGTGGCAATTGTCCCCGCGGTCTTGCTGTTCTTGGTGCGACAAGGCATCACCGAGTCACACCGATACGTCGACGTCCGTGCGCGCGCCACCAGCAAACCGCGGCTATGGCACTTGCCAGGTGTGCGGCGGCGGCTGGTCGCCGGGTGGCTGATCTACACCGCCAACGCTGTCGGCTATTGGGGCATGACGCTGTTTTTGACCACCTACATCGTGAAACGCTTTCATGCGACGCCGATTCAGGCGATTCGCTATGCGCTGGTGTTCTTCGTGCTGCAGGCCGTCTTCGCTTACGTCGGGACCGCACTCGCCGACTGGATAGGCCGCCGGCCTTCGGCAATCCTGGCGGCCGTCATCGAGGTGACCGCCACCATCTTCGCCGCCACGTCCGACTCGCTGGTTCACTACCAGGTCTTCGGTGCGGTCGCGATCGCCACTCTCGGCTGGCTGTGGGGCGTCGGAGACACCTATATTTCGGAGCTGTTCCCAACCGTGTTGCGCGGAACCGGTTTTGGAATCGCCGTCGGTGGCGGACGGGTGGTGTCCATCGCCGCGCCGACGATCATCGGCTGGGGCATCACCCGGTACGGACTGCAGACGCCCTACCTGGCGCTGGCCGGGTTGTGGGTACTGACGGTCATCGGTTATCTGCTCGGGCCGGAAACAAAGGGCCGCGAGTTGGAAGAGCTCACTGACGAGGCCCTGACCGAAGATCTCGTCAACGCAAACGCTTGA